One region of Streptomyces davaonensis JCM 4913 genomic DNA includes:
- a CDS encoding DUF2252 domain-containing protein, which produces MTQRSAYSVHLTPGERVTFGRQARSRVPRSAQGRFDPGSGRFDPVEVIETQSATRLPELVPLRYGRMLESPFRFYRGAAAIMAADLGATPDTGLTVQLCGDAHLLNFRLLASPERHLVFDINDFDETLAGPFEWDVKRLAASFAISARASGFTTAEQDEAVRECVRAYRLRMRELAGMRALDIWYAQDDADSMQALMASSMDKKARRRTAQATAKARTRTHMQAFAKLTADTPEGRRIAPDPPLITPLADLTDTSAAETEKELATVLDQYTHTLSAERQHLLRHYRLVDVARKVVGVGSVGTRCWILLLLGRDDDDPLLLQAKEAQRSVLAAHTGGDDYDNQGRRVVDGQRLIQTTSDILLGWTHVTGLDGRERDFYVRQLRDWKGIARPETMDPPLLNLFARLCGASLARAHARSGDPVAIDAYLGGSDRFDRALTGFAQLYADRNERDFEALGAAVRSGRVTARTA; this is translated from the coding sequence ATGACCCAACGGAGCGCGTACTCCGTACACCTGACGCCGGGCGAACGGGTGACCTTCGGCAGGCAGGCGCGCAGCCGCGTGCCCCGCTCGGCCCAGGGACGGTTCGACCCCGGCTCCGGCCGCTTCGATCCGGTCGAGGTGATCGAGACCCAGTCGGCGACCCGGCTGCCGGAACTGGTCCCCCTCCGCTACGGCCGCATGCTGGAGTCGCCGTTCCGCTTCTACCGCGGCGCGGCGGCGATCATGGCGGCGGATCTGGGCGCGACCCCGGACACCGGGCTCACGGTCCAGCTCTGCGGCGACGCCCATCTGCTGAACTTCCGGCTGCTGGCCTCGCCGGAGCGGCATCTCGTCTTCGACATCAACGACTTCGACGAGACCCTTGCCGGGCCGTTCGAGTGGGACGTCAAGCGACTGGCCGCCAGCTTCGCCATCTCCGCCCGGGCGAGCGGCTTCACGACCGCGGAACAGGACGAGGCCGTGCGGGAGTGCGTACGGGCCTACCGGCTGCGGATGCGGGAGCTCGCCGGAATGCGCGCACTGGACATCTGGTACGCCCAGGACGACGCCGACTCCATGCAGGCACTGATGGCCTCGTCCATGGACAAGAAGGCCAGACGGCGCACCGCACAGGCCACGGCCAAGGCCCGCACCCGCACCCACATGCAGGCCTTCGCCAAGCTCACCGCGGACACCCCCGAGGGACGGCGCATCGCCCCCGACCCACCGCTGATCACCCCGCTCGCCGACCTGACCGACACCAGTGCCGCCGAGACGGAGAAGGAACTCGCCACCGTCCTGGACCAGTACACGCACACCCTGTCCGCCGAGCGCCAGCACCTGCTGCGCCACTACCGGCTCGTCGACGTGGCCCGCAAGGTCGTGGGCGTCGGCAGCGTCGGCACCCGCTGCTGGATCCTGCTCCTGCTCGGCCGGGACGACGACGATCCCCTCCTGCTCCAGGCCAAGGAGGCCCAGCGCTCGGTGCTCGCCGCGCACACGGGCGGCGACGACTACGACAACCAGGGCCGCCGCGTGGTCGACGGGCAGCGGCTCATCCAGACCACCAGCGACATCCTCCTGGGCTGGACCCATGTCACGGGCCTCGACGGCCGCGAGCGCGACTTCTACGTACGGCAGCTGCGGGACTGGAAGGGCATCGCCCGCCCCGAGACCATGGACCCGCCCTTGCTGAACCTCTTCGCCCGGCTGTGCGGCGCCTCCCTGGCCCGCGCGCACGCCCGGTCAGGCGATCCCGTCGCCATCGACGCCTATCTCGGCGGCAGCGACCGCTTCGACCGAGCGCTGACGGGGTTCGCGCAGCTGTATGCCGATCGGAACGAGCGGGACTTCGAGGCGCTTGGTGCGGCCGTCCGCTCCGGGAGGGTCACCGCTCGCACCGCTTGA